In the genome of Desulfovibrio desulfuricans, one region contains:
- a CDS encoding flavin reductase family protein, with the protein MERQKIVVAEYANSILEALPKGILLTSKAGERVNSMTIGWGTLGTVWSKPMFMALVREHRFTRELLDKNPEFTISVPVGEYNKKIIAICGSKCGRNLDKISEAGITLVEPELISVPAVKELPLTLECRIVYQQKQDLAALIEPYRSKSYPQHVDGAAVGANRDAHIAYYGEIVSAYILK; encoded by the coding sequence ATGGAAAGACAAAAAATAGTGGTTGCCGAATACGCAAACAGTATCCTCGAAGCCCTGCCCAAGGGAATTTTGCTAACCTCCAAGGCCGGCGAGAGGGTCAACAGCATGACAATCGGCTGGGGAACCCTTGGTACTGTATGGTCAAAGCCGATGTTTATGGCCCTTGTCCGCGAGCACCGTTTTACCCGCGAACTGCTGGACAAAAATCCCGAATTTACGATCAGCGTGCCCGTGGGCGAATACAACAAAAAGATTATTGCGATTTGCGGTTCAAAATGCGGCCGCAATCTGGACAAAATCAGCGAGGCGGGCATAACCCTTGTGGAGCCGGAACTCATCTCCGTGCCAGCAGTCAAGGAGCTGCCCCTCACCCTGGAATGCAGAATTGTCTATCAGCAAAAGCAGGACCTTGCCGCACTGATTGAACCCTACAGATCAAAAAGTTATCCGCAGCATGTGGACGGGGCTGCCGTGGGCGCAAACCGCGATGCGCACATTGCCTATTATGGCGAAATCGTGAGCGCCTATATTCTTAAATAG
- a CDS encoding TetR/AcrR family transcriptional regulator, producing the protein MKQNAREKIITTGVEMVAISGFNATGIDSILKAAGVPKGSFYHYFGSKENFGIEVINLFADRYAQRLHQYFDDQSVAPLARIRNYLEQTIEHLTEENFSKGCLIGNLGQELADQNERFRDRLAEVFCDWLELFADCLRQAQQAGSLSARLDAKKLASFLLSGWEGAVLRAKVMRSPEPLRQFVAILFSCVLVAE; encoded by the coding sequence ATGAAGCAAAACGCAAGAGAAAAAATCATCACCACCGGTGTCGAAATGGTCGCCATTTCGGGCTTTAACGCTACCGGCATCGATTCCATCCTCAAGGCGGCGGGCGTGCCCAAGGGCTCGTTTTACCACTACTTTGGCTCCAAGGAAAATTTTGGCATCGAAGTGATCAACCTCTTTGCCGACCGCTACGCCCAAAGGCTGCACCAGTACTTTGACGACCAGAGCGTTGCGCCGCTGGCACGCATACGCAACTATCTGGAGCAAACCATAGAGCACCTGACCGAAGAAAATTTTTCCAAGGGTTGCCTCATCGGCAATTTGGGGCAGGAGCTTGCCGACCAGAACGAACGGTTCAGGGACCGGCTGGCGGAGGTATTTTGCGACTGGCTTGAGCTGTTTGCCGATTGTCTGCGTCAGGCCCAGCAGGCGGGATCGCTGAGTGCACGGCTGGATGCAAAAAAACTGGCGAGCTTTCTTCTTTCCGGCTGGGAGGGCGCTGTGCTGCGGGCCAAGGTCATGCGCTCGCCCGAGCCGCTTCGACAGTTTGTTGCCATTCTTTTTTCCTGCGTACTTGTGGCGGAATAG
- a CDS encoding nitroreductase family protein: MKEIFQRVSVRRFADRAVEDAKVEQVLRAAMAAPSAGNQQPWDFYVVTSKDKLQALSQVSPYAGCAAHAPMAIVSAYRQEGCRFPQYAQIDLAIAMENLWLEAHSLGLGGVWLGVAPEEDRMEKVEKILPSAPGQRAFAIFPMGYPAEENKQQDRFKAERIHYIR; encoded by the coding sequence ATGAAAGAGATATTCCAGAGGGTCAGCGTGCGCAGGTTTGCAGACCGCGCCGTTGAAGATGCCAAGGTTGAGCAGGTGCTGCGGGCCGCCATGGCGGCGCCCTCCGCAGGCAACCAGCAGCCATGGGATTTTTACGTGGTGACGTCAAAGGATAAACTGCAGGCGTTGTCGCAGGTCAGCCCCTATGCGGGCTGCGCCGCTCATGCGCCCATGGCCATAGTGTCGGCGTATCGTCAGGAGGGGTGCCGCTTTCCGCAATACGCGCAGATAGACCTTGCCATTGCCATGGAAAACCTGTGGCTTGAGGCGCATTCACTGGGGTTGGGCGGGGTCTGGCTTGGCGTGGCCCCCGAAGAAGACCGCATGGAAAAAGTCGAAAAAATTCTGCCCAGTGCACCGGGGCAGCGCGCTTTTGCCATCTTTCCCATGGGGTACCCGGCGGAAGAAAACAAGCAGCAGGACAGGTTCAAAGCCGAGCGCATCCATTACATCCGCTGA